One segment of Trachemys scripta elegans isolate TJP31775 chromosome 1, CAS_Tse_1.0, whole genome shotgun sequence DNA contains the following:
- the LOC117884389 gene encoding protein mono-ADP-ribosyltransferase TIPARP-like encodes MDLQNERRSPEHLASEDGAQFHIHQADGIRICDHFLLGNCPEGAGCPLHHTRYPYHWQLRRSDNKAWQSLSDSAQRHLENLYCNVNKSHAHFLDNNNSSGKLALTSLEVITSETYDKARRLSNTCDPQQNPHFPTQWAVFWKNGDKWIKYEEPIFSDLLSAFEEDKELHNFELRGKHYSVDLKRFVQHNMERGYVRHIQRRPSYRSLLSMMPYLQMIPSNASIPSCPTHDIPGEDPMDGYYGPYPAVWIPQPTVDQAFLQMEVTPSEAAYRSTCVLFYQSLPEDEVLVLAIYRIRNEDLWQRYTNRKKFMTWGRTKLEKQHLEKHLFFGTSARSVEPICKTNFSQFLPEQHSPIFGQGIYFSLRADYSNRYSRANKGGMRYMFLAKVLVGKTVAGRAHYRRPPEQEPGGQLYDSCVNSVTKPQVYVAFDNFQCYPYFLIHYKLLSDPVVLYS; translated from the exons ATGGATTTACAGAATGAGAGGAGGTCTCCAGAGCACTTAGCCAGTGAAGATGGGGCCCAGTTCCATATCCATCAGGCAGATGGGATCAGAATCTGTGATCACTTCCTCCTAGGAAACTGTCCTGAAGGAGCTGGCTGCCCACTCCACCACACTCGCTATCCCTACCACTGGCAGTTAAGGCGGAGCGACAACAAAGCCTGGCAGAGTTTGAGTGACTCAGCTCAGCGGCACCTGGAAAATCTTTACTGCAATGTTAACAAAAGTCATGCTCATTTTTTGGACAA CAATAATTCTTCTGGGAAACTTGCCCTGACTTCCTTGGAAGTGATAACCTCTGAGACCTATGACAAAGCGAGGCGTCTTTCCAACACCTGCGATCCACAGCAGAACCCCCATTTCCCCACACAGTGGGCAGTGTTTTGGAAAAATGGTGATAAATGGATAAAATACGAGGAG CCCATCTTCAGTGATCTCCTCTCTGCCTTTGAGGAGGACAAGGAATTGCACAACTTCGAGCTCCGGGGCAAGCACTACAGCGTGGATTTGAAGAGGTTTGTGCAACATAACATGGAACGGGGATACGTTCGCCACATCCAGCGCCGGCCTTCCTACCGATCACTCCTCAGTATGATGCCATACCTGCA GATGATACCAAGTAATGCCAGTATACCCTCCTGTCCTACTCATGACATCCCTGGGGAAGATCCCATGGATGGTTACTATGGTCCATACCCTGCTGTTTGGATTCCACAGCCAACTGTTGATCAGGCTTTCCTGCAAATGGAGGTGACGCCATCAGAAGCTGCATACCGCTCTACTTGTGTTCTCTTCTACCAGTCTCTTCCAGAGGATGAGGTCCTGGTGCTGGCAATTTACAGGATCCGGAATGAAGATCTCTGGCAAAGATATACCAA CCGGAAAAAATTCATGACTTGGGGAAGAACAAAGCTTGAGAAACAACACCTGGAGAAGCACCTCTTCTTTGGAACCTCAGCCAGAAGTGTGGAGCCCATTTGCAAGACAAACTTCAGCCAGTTCCTCCCGGAACAGCACAGCCCTATTTTTGGCCAGGGCATTTATTTCTCATTAAGAGCAGACTATTCAAACAGATACTCCCGTGCAAATAAAGGTGGGATGCGCTACATGTTCCTGGCCAAGGTTTTGGTGGGCAAGACTGTGGCTGGGAGAGCACATTATCGCCGGCCTCCAGAACAGGAGCCTGGTGGGCAACTCTATGACTCTTGTGTCAATAGTGTGACCAAGCCCCAGGTGTACGTGGCCTTTGACAACTTCCAGTGCTACCCCTACTTTCTTATCCACTACAAGCTCCTCTCTGACCCTGTGGTGCTGTACAGCTGA